In Reinekea thalattae, a genomic segment contains:
- a CDS encoding dCMP deaminase family protein, producing MNLKWAKRFFQMAQLVASWSKDPSTQVGAVITEDNRIVSLGFNGYPHGISDSADQDDRDMKLLKTLHAEENAILFAKRDLTGCEIWVTHFPCPNCAAKIIQTGIKTVNCPEQSDDFLSRWGDKIKISAEMFEQAGVGIQWLPLAELARNEP from the coding sequence ATGAATTTAAAATGGGCTAAGCGCTTTTTCCAAATGGCACAATTAGTTGCCTCGTGGAGTAAAGACCCTTCTACGCAAGTGGGCGCGGTGATCACCGAAGATAACCGTATTGTATCACTTGGTTTTAATGGTTACCCGCACGGCATATCGGACAGCGCCGATCAAGACGACCGCGACATGAAATTGCTCAAAACACTGCACGCCGAAGAAAACGCCATTCTATTTGCCAAGCGTGACCTAACTGGTTGTGAAATTTGGGTAACGCACTTCCCTTGCCCCAATTGCGCGGCAAAAATTATTCAGACCGGTATTAAAACCGTTAATTGCCCTGAACAGAGCGACGACTTTTTATCTCGCTGGGGCGATAAAATAAAGATCAGCGCAGAAATGTTTGAACAGGCCGGTGTTGGTATTCAATGGTTGCCG
- the soxR gene encoding redox-sensitive transcriptional activator SoxR: protein MEMSVGQVAKRSGVSVATLHFYEQKGLISSTRNNGNQRRYSRQILRRVAVIKAAQKVGLSLEEIKQSLGCLPTHAAPSKEEWQQMANQWNDLLEAKINTLNQLKDGLDSCINCGCLSLGVCQLFNPDDSFGENNQGSKLNSNTTE from the coding sequence ATGGAAATGAGCGTCGGCCAAGTGGCCAAGCGTTCTGGGGTGAGCGTGGCAACGCTGCACTTTTACGAACAAAAGGGTTTAATTAGCAGCACTCGTAATAACGGTAATCAACGCCGTTACAGCCGCCAAATACTGCGCCGCGTTGCAGTCATTAAAGCCGCGCAAAAAGTCGGCTTATCGCTAGAAGAGATCAAACAGTCGCTCGGCTGTTTGCCAACACATGCAGCGCCGAGCAAAGAAGAATGGCAGCAAATGGCAAACCAATGGAATGATTTGCTCGAAGCCAAAATCAACACCCTTAACCAGCTAAAAGACGGCCTAGACAGCTGCATAAACTGCGGCTGTTTATCGCTCGGTGTGTGCCAGCTATTTAACCCAGACGATAGCTTTGGTGAAAATAATCAGGGTTCAAAACTAAACTCAAACACGACTGAATGA
- a CDS encoding MFS transporter: MTKKTRHYLCALFFDGLSTGLFLMALPWLMLSGEGNGLFVASVAIVCTAASFLVTPFFATLIDRHSRKLILLSMQGLQALTAVITLLVSIYVENQLIWLAAAQLIFWVSSDVAWTASNAFVQENFQPEEYAQLAGRQEVVLQGTTLAAGALGILLLQRWSLTEFALFASIASSLGWLFFLLTPYNRQPRSLQSKASFKAELVQSASLVKAQPRFFALLMLSTLSYPLLTYLAKLVPIWFAEQGVSGSWFSAYYLSFGLGSLLVGFVIQKLLARFQQTQIMLAALFAISLLLLTVANILTPIFVVGFAALFGVFNAANRIARINWMHHQIEVSKRGRSEGVLTLFSIATQNLSYVVIALLSAQKITHYGFYIAAVVMLFAALAFYGLVKGRTALNDSLTVKT; encoded by the coding sequence ATGACGAAAAAGACTCGGCATTACCTGTGTGCTTTGTTTTTCGATGGCCTCTCCACAGGCTTGTTTTTAATGGCATTACCCTGGTTGATGCTTTCGGGCGAGGGCAATGGCCTGTTTGTCGCCTCGGTTGCTATTGTCTGTACTGCTGCTTCCTTTTTGGTGACACCGTTTTTTGCCACGTTGATCGATCGGCATTCGCGCAAGCTGATTCTGCTCAGCATGCAAGGCTTGCAAGCGTTAACGGCAGTCATCACGCTGCTGGTTTCTATCTATGTTGAAAACCAACTCATCTGGTTAGCCGCAGCGCAACTAATTTTTTGGGTCAGTAGCGACGTCGCCTGGACAGCCTCCAATGCCTTTGTGCAAGAAAATTTCCAGCCAGAAGAATATGCGCAACTGGCAGGGCGGCAAGAGGTGGTGTTGCAAGGCACCACATTGGCCGCCGGTGCTTTGGGTATTTTATTATTGCAACGTTGGAGCCTGACGGAATTCGCCCTGTTTGCCAGCATTGCTTCAAGCTTGGGCTGGTTGTTTTTTCTGTTAACGCCCTATAACCGCCAGCCTCGATCGCTTCAAAGCAAAGCATCGTTCAAAGCCGAGCTGGTGCAAAGTGCGAGCTTGGTAAAAGCACAGCCGCGATTTTTTGCCTTGCTTATGCTGTCTACCCTGTCTTACCCATTGCTCACCTATTTGGCAAAACTGGTGCCTATTTGGTTTGCCGAGCAGGGCGTTTCTGGTAGTTGGTTTTCGGCCTATTACTTAAGTTTTGGGCTGGGTTCTTTATTGGTGGGTTTTGTTATTCAAAAGTTGTTAGCTCGGTTTCAACAAACTCAAATAATGTTGGCGGCGTTATTTGCCATTAGCCTGTTACTGTTAACCGTCGCCAATATACTTACGCCCATTTTTGTAGTCGGTTTTGCTGCGCTATTCGGCGTGTTTAATGCCGCTAATCGCATTGCGCGTATTAATTGGATGCATCACCAAATAGAAGTAAGTAAGCGCGGTCGCAGCGAAGGTGTGTTAACGCTGTTTAGCATTGCAACACAAAACTTATCTTATGTTGTCATCGCCTTGCTAAGCGCACAAAAAATAACCCATTACGGTTTTTATATTGCCGCAGTGGTTATGCTTTTTGCGGCGCTGGCATTTTATGGTTTAGTGAAGGGGCGTACAGCTTTAAATGACTCTCTTACTGTAAAAACCTAA
- a CDS encoding GNAT family N-acetyltransferase — translation MKLAYLADHPDLLPTVAEWFFNQWGASEFTPTVEALAEKLKLSANKNQLPIMFLSFVDDQLIGTAELKFRNIAEYPDYRYWLDGVFISEQHRNLGYATELINFAEEKAKTLNIPALYLRCTEANTGLYQKHGYRIVEQTDDKFIMVLAI, via the coding sequence ATGAAACTAGCTTACCTCGCCGATCACCCTGACCTTTTACCCACCGTTGCCGAATGGTTTTTTAATCAATGGGGTGCGAGCGAGTTTACACCTACCGTTGAAGCACTGGCTGAAAAACTGAAGCTCAGCGCTAACAAAAACCAATTGCCGATTATGTTTTTGAGCTTTGTAGATGACCAGCTAATTGGCACAGCCGAATTAAAGTTTCGCAACATTGCAGAATACCCAGACTACCGTTACTGGCTCGATGGTGTTTTTATTAGTGAGCAACATCGTAACCTTGGCTATGCCACTGAGTTAATTAACTTTGCGGAAGAAAAAGCCAAAACACTCAACATACCGGCGTTGTATTTACGCTGTACTGAAGCAAACACAGGGCTTTACCAAAAACACGGTTACCGCATTGTTGAGCAAACCGACGATAAATTTATTATGGTGCTTGCCATTTAG
- a CDS encoding HAD family hydrolase: MNILNNKNYKAILWDNDGILVNTEQWYYKATLEAFASFSIKLSSDDFYTYFLEGSSGTSVYASLHGLSESNIASLKQKRNELYNEYLSKEDIVIEGVKETLEKLKSNYVMAIVTSSRKSHFETIHNRTGLLKYFNFVITREDYAFSKPSPEPYLTAANRSGFNIEECVAIEDSPRGLLAAKAASIDCIVIPNQLTKKADFNGATYKLENITDIPSVLLPNNE; this comes from the coding sequence ATGAATATTCTAAATAACAAAAACTACAAAGCGATTCTTTGGGATAACGATGGCATTCTTGTTAATACTGAGCAGTGGTACTACAAAGCCACGCTGGAAGCCTTTGCTTCATTTTCAATAAAGCTCAGTTCAGATGATTTTTACACCTATTTCTTAGAAGGCTCTAGCGGTACTTCAGTATATGCATCACTTCATGGCTTATCAGAGTCAAATATTGCTTCTTTAAAGCAGAAACGTAATGAACTCTACAACGAATATTTAAGCAAAGAAGATATTGTCATTGAAGGCGTTAAAGAAACGCTCGAAAAACTAAAGTCTAATTATGTAATGGCCATTGTTACCAGTTCACGCAAGAGCCACTTTGAGACAATCCATAATAGAACAGGATTATTAAAGTATTTTAACTTTGTGATAACACGTGAAGACTATGCCTTTAGTAAACCATCACCAGAACCATATCTTACAGCTGCCAATCGCAGCGGTTTTAATATCGAGGAATGCGTGGCTATTGAAGACTCTCCACGTGGATTACTTGCAGCAAAGGCTGCATCAATTGATTGTATTGTCATACCTAATCAGCTAACCAAGAAAGCCGACTTTAACGGTGCAACCTATAAACTCGAAAATATTACGGACATTCCATCTGTGCTTTTACCTAATAATGAATAA
- a CDS encoding type II toxin-antitoxin system Phd/YefM family antitoxin, whose product MHTLTANDAKRNFGELLLSAQREPVKISKNSKDAVVVMSIKDFEELEAMKAEYIKYCFESAKEDLAQGNAIDGETFLKNL is encoded by the coding sequence ATGCATACATTAACAGCCAATGACGCTAAGCGTAATTTTGGTGAGCTACTTCTCAGTGCTCAACGAGAGCCCGTTAAAATTAGCAAAAACAGCAAAGATGCTGTTGTTGTTATGTCTATTAAAGACTTTGAAGAGCTTGAAGCAATGAAAGCTGAGTACATTAAATATTGTTTTGAGTCTGCAAAAGAAGACCTAGCACAAGGTAATGCTATTGATGGCGAAACATTCTTAAAGAACTTGTAG
- a CDS encoding type II toxin-antitoxin system RelE/ParE family toxin → MQSKKYKLSKLAQIHLRKIKSYTVTNFSELQWNNYKGNLLTAFQMLADNPAVGRSCDELYPNGFYFPVGKHTAYFTKEDGFILIVAVLGQSQLPQNHLR, encoded by the coding sequence ATGCAATCGAAGAAATATAAGCTAAGTAAATTGGCTCAAATTCATCTACGCAAAATTAAAAGCTACACCGTTACTAACTTTTCTGAGTTACAGTGGAATAACTACAAAGGCAACCTACTTACAGCTTTTCAAATGCTTGCTGATAACCCTGCTGTTGGGCGAAGCTGTGATGAATTGTATCCAAACGGATTCTACTTCCCTGTTGGTAAGCACACGGCTTACTTTACCAAAGAAGATGGCTTTATTCTGATCGTTGCCGTTCTTGGTCAATCACAGTTGCCTCAGAACCATTTGAGATAA
- a CDS encoding CopG family ribbon-helix-helix protein, which translates to MSLTSIRLNNEVKIPLENLSKKLDRSKNYLINQAIREFIARQEMVETLWSDTLEALNSIKSGKAVSAQEVESWLQSWGGPNEKTPPKP; encoded by the coding sequence ATGAGCTTAACCAGTATCCGCCTCAATAATGAAGTCAAAATCCCGCTTGAAAACCTCTCAAAGAAGCTTGATAGAAGTAAAAATTACCTTATTAATCAAGCAATTAGAGAATTTATTGCACGCCAAGAAATGGTAGAGACTCTCTGGTCAGATACCTTGGAGGCTCTTAATTCTATCAAGTCCGGTAAAGCAGTTAGTGCTCAAGAGGTAGAATCTTGGCTACAGAGCTGGGGAGGCCCAAATGAAAAGACGCCACCTAAACCATGA
- a CDS encoding AraC family transcriptional regulator has translation MKNPNYVINGIDMSDPLSSIVNLLQPKADFSKVLHAAGTWRIRREEIGNPFYCVVLDGRCEFTLQGDEPIALTAGDFILVPEAHNFTVSSSPPPALNMPDSVPVKTAANRFFAGDESRELNAHLLIGHCQFASPDSNLLVSLLPKLVHICAATKLTTLVELVIEESLAQRPGRDSVLSRLLEILLIEAFRTQMNTPDAPGLLVGLADERLAVAIRKIHQDVNQAWTIEQLAKEASLSRSAFFQRFSKAVGCTPMEYIIRWRMAIAKDLLRQQNYSMATIAERIGYQSASAFSSAFSKYVGQPPSKYIEETASQAAN, from the coding sequence ATGAAAAATCCAAATTACGTTATCAATGGTATTGATATGAGCGATCCTCTTTCGAGTATTGTGAACCTATTACAGCCGAAGGCCGACTTTTCTAAGGTGCTGCATGCCGCCGGCACATGGCGCATTCGGCGCGAAGAAATCGGCAACCCCTTTTATTGTGTTGTGTTAGATGGCCGTTGCGAATTCACATTACAGGGCGATGAGCCGATTGCTTTAACCGCTGGCGATTTTATTCTTGTTCCAGAAGCGCATAATTTTACTGTCAGCAGCAGCCCACCCCCTGCGTTAAACATGCCGGATTCAGTCCCCGTTAAAACTGCAGCTAACCGTTTTTTTGCCGGTGACGAAAGCCGTGAATTAAATGCGCACTTACTCATTGGTCATTGTCAGTTTGCCTCGCCCGACTCCAATCTATTGGTATCGCTGCTGCCAAAGCTGGTGCATATTTGCGCCGCCACAAAACTGACAACACTAGTCGAACTGGTCATTGAAGAGTCTTTAGCGCAACGCCCAGGTCGCGACTCGGTTTTGTCTAGGCTACTAGAAATTCTGTTGATCGAAGCTTTTAGAACTCAGATGAATACGCCCGATGCGCCAGGCTTATTAGTCGGCTTAGCTGATGAACGGCTGGCGGTGGCAATCCGTAAAATACATCAGGATGTTAACCAAGCTTGGACCATAGAACAGCTAGCAAAAGAGGCCTCCTTGTCTCGCTCCGCGTTTTTTCAACGCTTTAGTAAAGCGGTCGGCTGTACGCCAATGGAGTACATTATTCGATGGCGCATGGCGATCGCAAAAGACCTACTCAGGCAGCAAAACTATTCCATGGCCACAATTGCAGAACGGATTGGCTACCAGTCTGCCAGCGCCTTTAGCTCGGCATTTAGTAAATACGTCGGCCAACCACCGTCAAAATATATAGAAGAAACAGCCTCTCAGGCAGCTAACTAA
- a CDS encoding alpha/beta hydrolase family protein has translation MNNLVTESKMIPDSTSQLTQSISPVRLAIEGRETLLELRITMPLSGDNIPIILLSHGHGPSSYLPSKDGYAPLVNYYAEQGFAVIQPTHASSRVGGLAESHADAPLFLNERVREIKTILDNLVHIERDISSVSGRLDKERIAIVGHSAGAMTAAMLMGMLLPENQSALDERIKVGVLLAAVGKGGDDLIQSARERFPQINPDYASMKIQNLVVYGDQDLSPHFTHRGADWHADAYHLCPASDYLLTLIGGKHGLGGIAGYDAKETDDEDPDRLAITQKMTSAYLKSALYKGDTAWKDACAALSTSASKHAYVERKHSAES, from the coding sequence ATGAATAATCTCGTTACGGAATCTAAAATGATTCCAGACTCTACTAGCCAACTGACTCAGTCGATAAGCCCAGTTAGGCTCGCAATTGAGGGGCGTGAAACGCTGCTTGAGCTTCGCATTACGATGCCATTGAGTGGCGATAACATTCCGATTATCTTGCTTTCGCATGGTCACGGGCCGTCGTCGTATTTACCTTCTAAAGATGGCTATGCGCCGCTGGTCAATTATTATGCCGAGCAGGGGTTTGCCGTTATTCAACCGACTCATGCCAGTTCAAGAGTTGGCGGTTTAGCTGAAAGCCATGCCGATGCGCCGTTATTTTTAAACGAAAGAGTGCGCGAAATAAAAACCATTTTGGACAACTTGGTGCACATTGAACGCGACATAAGTTCTGTTTCTGGTCGGCTCGATAAAGAACGCATCGCAATTGTTGGTCATTCCGCAGGTGCGATGACCGCCGCTATGCTCATGGGCATGTTGCTACCAGAAAACCAAAGCGCATTAGATGAGCGCATTAAAGTTGGCGTGCTGCTCGCGGCTGTTGGTAAAGGCGGCGATGATTTAATTCAATCTGCAAGAGAGCGATTCCCTCAGATTAATCCCGATTACGCATCAATGAAGATTCAAAATTTAGTTGTGTATGGCGACCAAGATTTGAGCCCTCACTTTACTCACAGAGGTGCCGACTGGCATGCAGATGCGTATCATCTTTGCCCCGCGAGCGATTATTTACTGACACTCATCGGCGGCAAACACGGGCTAGGTGGCATAGCGGGTTATGATGCCAAAGAAACAGACGATGAAGATCCCGACCGCCTCGCCATTACCCAAAAAATGACATCGGCTTATTTAAAGTCGGCGTTATATAAAGGTGATACTGCTTGGAAAGATGCCTGTGCAGCCTTGAGTACTTCTGCCAGCAAACACGCATATGTAGAGCGTAAGCACAGCGCCGAAAGTTAA
- a CDS encoding GNAT family N-acetyltransferase has protein sequence MSFQQYNKELKPQCLEVFDSNVGKYFDPSERKDFCEYLDSIDSESCYYVYRQNEKVLACGGFNIVNGNASLTWGMVLREFHNQRLGSKLTDFRLSKIKLIAGVEKVKIQTSQHTSDFYSTKGFVIAKTTPNGFGEGIDCVEMELDVKRFKSS, from the coding sequence ATGAGCTTTCAGCAATACAATAAAGAACTAAAGCCTCAGTGTTTAGAGGTTTTTGATAGCAATGTCGGGAAGTATTTTGACCCGTCTGAGCGAAAGGATTTCTGCGAGTACCTAGATTCAATAGATAGCGAAAGTTGCTATTACGTTTACCGACAGAATGAAAAGGTTCTGGCTTGTGGTGGTTTTAATATTGTTAATGGAAACGCATCTTTAACTTGGGGAATGGTACTGCGTGAGTTCCACAATCAGCGTCTTGGCTCTAAATTGACGGATTTTAGGCTGTCTAAAATTAAGCTTATCGCTGGAGTTGAAAAAGTTAAAATACAAACCTCTCAACACACGTCGGACTTCTACAGCACAAAGGGCTTTGTTATAGCCAAAACAACACCAAATGGATTTGGTGAAGGTATTGATTGCGTAGAAATGGAGTTAGATGTAAAGCGTTTTAAGAGCAGTTAA
- a CDS encoding NUDIX hydrolase, whose translation MQPNECVSFLVISDGKILLEKRSELREVDPGTINIPGGHIENDETQSQALYRELSEELGIVPITYHFLCSLYHPTSELQLIHYYVVTSWEGEAQPFEAEDISWYSLAEAPVGINVDKVALSEFKRVSGSLGIAL comes from the coding sequence ATGCAACCAAATGAATGCGTCTCTTTTTTAGTTATTTCAGATGGGAAAATTCTTCTAGAGAAGCGCTCAGAGTTGAGGGAGGTTGATCCAGGGACTATTAATATCCCCGGCGGCCATATCGAAAACGATGAAACACAGAGTCAGGCTCTATATCGTGAGCTTTCAGAAGAGTTAGGTATCGTACCCATCACGTACCACTTCCTATGTTCTCTTTATCATCCAACCAGTGAGTTACAGCTAATTCATTACTATGTTGTAACTAGCTGGGAGGGTGAAGCTCAACCATTTGAAGCCGAAGATATATCTTGGTATTCATTAGCAGAAGCTCCAGTTGGCATCAATGTGGATAAAGTTGCATTGTCTGAGTTCAAGAGAGTTTCAGGTAGTTTGGGTATAGCGCTCTAG
- a CDS encoding GNAT family N-acetyltransferase produces the protein MLATNFGISRHLEMADLKVSDIVELDRINMSDIIEKSGGTYSPEKRSNALKQEIRDGSKIITRYIGPKLAGYLQYSVDEFGSCYVVSLQVHPDHRNGSVLIWLIRNFKSCIPAQHIKELKSSVHINNAVSVSLHKRLGFSLRNTENHRYKFFLATGL, from the coding sequence ATGCTCGCCACAAATTTTGGCATTAGTAGACATTTAGAAATGGCTGATTTGAAAGTAAGCGATATTGTAGAGCTCGATAGAATTAATATGAGTGACATTATTGAAAAGTCTGGTGGAACCTACTCGCCAGAAAAGAGAAGTAATGCACTCAAACAAGAAATTCGCGATGGATCAAAAATCATTACACGATATATTGGGCCGAAATTAGCTGGATACCTGCAATACTCGGTTGATGAATTTGGCAGTTGTTACGTGGTATCTCTACAAGTACATCCTGATCATCGAAATGGCAGTGTTTTGATATGGTTGATTAGAAATTTTAAATCGTGTATTCCTGCGCAACATATAAAAGAACTTAAAAGTTCTGTTCATATTAATAATGCCGTTTCTGTATCCTTGCATAAGCGGTTAGGGTTCAGCTTACGTAATACAGAGAACCATCGTTATAAGTTTTTTCTGGCGACAGGACTATGA
- a CDS encoding protein tyrosine phosphatase family protein, which yields MDSIKNFIKLTNDIATAGQPKEIEFKDIAEAGYKYVINIGMLDHPHAVATENKVVAELGLTYVHIPVAFDSPTKEQVRFFCNLMSSLKGTKIFVHCIMNFRVSAFMYHYLSKVEKLPESEAKSLMFEYWELDPVWEELMSWSSSDIGL from the coding sequence ATGGACTCTATTAAGAATTTTATTAAACTTACAAATGATATTGCTACCGCTGGTCAGCCTAAGGAAATTGAGTTTAAGGACATAGCTGAAGCTGGGTATAAATACGTTATTAATATAGGCATGCTTGATCACCCTCATGCAGTCGCTACAGAAAATAAAGTTGTTGCTGAATTAGGATTGACATATGTCCATATTCCGGTCGCTTTTGACTCACCAACAAAAGAACAGGTTCGATTTTTCTGTAATTTAATGTCTTCGCTTAAAGGTACAAAGATATTTGTACATTGCATTATGAATTTCCGAGTCTCAGCTTTTATGTACCATTATTTGTCGAAGGTTGAAAAACTTCCAGAGTCGGAAGCTAAGTCTTTAATGTTTGAATACTGGGAATTAGACCCCGTTTGGGAAGAACTTATGTCCTGGTCATCCTCGGACATCGGCTTGTAA
- a CDS encoding ASCH domain-containing protein: MAPLIIAGRKTGTIRSTAESTFKLGQILCAVTHEEGEFICNLEIKGIEKVNLKNLNRSHAKAEGLPFTFLLKRIARKLYPDESELMFICFKVINQ, translated from the coding sequence CTGGCTCCCTTAATAATCGCCGGAAGAAAGACAGGCACTATTCGTAGTACAGCTGAGAGCACTTTTAAGTTGGGCCAAATACTCTGTGCTGTAACTCATGAAGAAGGTGAGTTCATCTGCAATTTGGAGATTAAGGGGATTGAGAAGGTGAATCTTAAGAATCTCAACCGATCTCATGCAAAAGCAGAAGGGCTTCCGTTTACTTTTCTTTTGAAGCGAATAGCTCGGAAACTTTATCCAGATGAATCAGAATTGATGTTTATTTGTTTCAAGGTAATAAACCAATGA
- a CDS encoding GNAT family N-acetyltransferase yields the protein MERVGTVEEAFEVFLKVPELDQYLSLEDMRKRVIKGSIVLVSEHQGEIVGFKIGYPLNTTDFYSWLGGVVPSKRKLGVAKGLLKLQEKLAAEHSFKNIVVKSMNRFRSMLLMLVANGYDITGVENYGHAEGERICFKKAI from the coding sequence ATGGAAAGAGTCGGAACTGTTGAAGAAGCTTTTGAAGTGTTTTTAAAAGTACCAGAATTAGACCAGTATTTATCGCTCGAAGATATGAGAAAGCGTGTTATAAAAGGTTCCATAGTTCTGGTAAGTGAACACCAAGGCGAGATAGTTGGATTTAAGATTGGATACCCGCTTAACACCACTGATTTCTACAGTTGGTTGGGTGGCGTTGTACCTAGTAAACGTAAATTAGGAGTAGCGAAAGGCTTGCTTAAGTTGCAAGAAAAATTAGCAGCCGAACATTCATTTAAGAATATCGTAGTAAAGTCTATGAACCGTTTTCGTTCCATGTTGCTGATGTTAGTCGCCAATGGCTATGACATAACTGGAGTAGAAAACTATGGGCATGCTGAGGGTGAAAGAATTTGCTTCAAAAAAGCGATATAG
- a CDS encoding HAD family hydrolase, whose translation MRNTVLIDFDGVIRHWSSTELDNYAASLGLESNPLFPCAFSERHLLPAITGRISHEEWCDNVCFDLSKDYGQNVAEELVKKWYSLEAEIDYDFLTKIRSQPSFGQLVLVTNATSRLNNDLHSVGLEGEFDKVINSSEIGIAKPALNYFHIALKKLGVSKDNCVFIDDTPKNVEAARSLGIESLLHSNIQETLQFIEEKCA comes from the coding sequence GTGAGAAATACGGTATTGATCGATTTTGACGGTGTAATACGTCACTGGTCGAGTACTGAGCTTGATAATTACGCAGCTTCGCTGGGTCTAGAAAGCAATCCTTTATTTCCGTGCGCCTTTTCTGAACGGCATTTACTACCGGCTATTACGGGGAGGATTTCGCACGAAGAATGGTGTGATAATGTCTGTTTTGATCTATCAAAAGATTACGGACAAAATGTGGCGGAAGAGTTAGTAAAAAAATGGTACTCCTTGGAAGCTGAAATTGACTACGATTTTCTAACCAAAATTCGTAGCCAACCTTCTTTCGGGCAACTTGTTTTAGTGACTAATGCTACAAGCAGACTTAATAACGATCTTCACTCCGTTGGTTTAGAGGGGGAGTTTGATAAAGTCATTAACTCATCTGAAATAGGCATTGCAAAGCCAGCATTGAACTATTTTCACATTGCACTAAAGAAACTCGGTGTAAGTAAGGATAATTGTGTATTCATTGATGATACTCCTAAGAATGTGGAGGCAGCGAGGTCTCTGGGTATTGAAAGTCTATTGCATTCAAATATTCAGGAAACTCTGCAGTTCATTGAGGAAAAATGCGCATAA
- a CDS encoding PIN domain-containing protein, whose translation MAKKKPLNVYAFIDTNIFLDFYRSQNESSLSLLSKLETVKEHIICTYQVEMEFRKNRQRAIIDNSKETKLNIDVRLPAVMEDSSLSSVLKRTKSDLEKRKKEHQKRIENIISNPGLYDPVHKSLDTIFQSPNTHVLTRDMKIRHQIKRLAWRRFVMGYPPRKTNDTSIGDALNWEWFIHCASELKGKFIIVSRDGDFGSFFNDKAFLNDALKSEFRDRVGKKSILFTNKLSVALKELEVNVTKAESEAEEDDIKTISESEKLDKVDAVDTATVIEQLRAILKNG comes from the coding sequence ATGGCAAAGAAAAAACCATTGAACGTATATGCTTTTATCGACACGAATATATTCTTGGACTTCTACAGGTCACAGAATGAATCATCGTTGTCGCTCCTGAGTAAGTTAGAAACGGTAAAAGAGCACATAATTTGCACTTATCAGGTTGAAATGGAATTTCGGAAGAACCGACAACGAGCGATTATCGATAACTCGAAAGAGACAAAATTAAATATCGATGTTCGACTTCCTGCTGTAATGGAGGATAGTTCTTTAAGTTCCGTATTAAAGCGAACTAAAAGTGATTTAGAAAAGCGCAAAAAAGAACACCAAAAACGCATAGAGAACATTATCTCGAATCCGGGGTTATATGATCCTGTTCATAAATCGTTAGATACAATCTTTCAAAGTCCAAATACACATGTTCTAACAAGAGACATGAAAATTCGCCATCAGATAAAAAGGCTTGCATGGCGTAGGTTTGTAATGGGATACCCGCCTAGAAAAACCAATGACACATCTATCGGAGACGCGTTAAATTGGGAATGGTTTATTCATTGCGCATCAGAATTAAAGGGGAAATTCATTATTGTCTCTAGAGATGGAGACTTTGGATCTTTCTTTAATGACAAGGCCTTTCTCAATGATGCTCTAAAGTCTGAGTTTAGGGACCGGGTAGGCAAGAAGTCGATTCTTTTTACAAATAAGCTGTCTGTTGCACTTAAAGAGTTAGAAGTAAATGTTACTAAGGCAGAGTCAGAAGCCGAAGAAGATGATATTAAGACAATTTCTGAAAGTGAAAAGTTAGATAAGGTCGATGCAGTTGATACAGCAACTGTGATCGAACAATTGCGGGCAATACTGAAAAATGGGTAG